A window of Pedobacter lusitanus contains these coding sequences:
- a CDS encoding HNH endonuclease — protein MVTEEYYKTNRDQFTTEPKFNHYEHIIQNALFGRLKPNNILCKQCGNDASTDIDKDFVTLFHFITETIKHVLIKKDHGKGSVNTMKGVLFDKELARKRDIMIRDNIVAPKEPFYDYDATNSILTIYATKVRAKQYTSVVREELKEKGIDYDQLKVEFVEDISHLGAVGIFFTEGIENFHQKLTDGFRKIAAGFATYSGVERSQLKNLLEIDGDGKAEFISSGNVFPFVAVGIVDQQIEINRPDIERHYPSHTIILFSQKLAEDVQHLYCYVDLFSTFQYYVLLNDDYKGEMIYQSYHQATAVESKPWTDVRMTRPKYFNIIVDDYQIDTSKYKGTTLTEYANFLQDAVDKYTFIPALSLKEQVDRIMDIVMQSYTAAQTEIINTPLVDSLKKLKKTDPIILLQELSAYFEDPEAFQTFRTSFFEDDGSGIGEIMSTPIASSDSFMTKAVMRAYCTMKFNQMSEFVFSNTKDPKK, from the coding sequence ATGGTCACTGAAGAATACTACAAAACTAATAGAGACCAGTTCACAACCGAACCGAAGTTCAATCACTACGAACACATCATCCAGAACGCACTGTTCGGAAGATTGAAGCCAAACAATATCCTGTGCAAACAGTGTGGAAACGATGCTAGCACAGATATCGACAAGGACTTTGTGACTTTGTTCCACTTCATCACCGAGACGATCAAGCACGTCCTTATCAAAAAGGATCACGGTAAAGGGAGTGTGAACACAATGAAGGGTGTATTATTCGACAAGGAACTCGCACGCAAGCGTGATATCATGATTAGGGACAACATTGTTGCGCCAAAGGAACCATTCTATGATTATGATGCTACAAATTCGATATTAACCATCTATGCGACCAAAGTACGGGCCAAACAATACACAAGCGTAGTAAGGGAAGAACTTAAGGAAAAGGGCATCGACTACGACCAGCTGAAGGTAGAGTTTGTAGAGGACATCTCCCATCTTGGTGCTGTAGGTATATTCTTTACAGAAGGCATCGAAAATTTCCACCAGAAGCTCACCGATGGTTTCCGGAAGATTGCTGCAGGTTTCGCTACCTACAGTGGTGTTGAGCGCAGCCAACTAAAAAATCTGCTTGAAATCGATGGAGATGGAAAAGCAGAATTTATATCAAGTGGAAATGTATTTCCATTTGTAGCGGTGGGCATCGTAGATCAGCAAATTGAAATCAACAGACCAGATATTGAGCGTCACTACCCAAGCCATACGATCATCTTATTTTCGCAAAAACTTGCTGAGGATGTACAGCATCTGTACTGCTATGTTGACCTTTTCAGTACATTTCAGTACTATGTACTTCTTAATGATGACTATAAAGGGGAAATGATCTACCAAAGCTATCACCAGGCGACCGCGGTAGAATCAAAACCTTGGACGGATGTAAGAATGACTAGGCCAAAATATTTCAACATTATCGTTGACGATTATCAAATCGACACTTCCAAATATAAAGGAACCACACTAACAGAATATGCAAATTTCCTGCAAGATGCAGTGGACAAATATACGTTCATTCCAGCGCTGTCGCTTAAAGAACAAGTAGATCGCATAATGGATATCGTAATGCAAAGCTATACAGCAGCACAAACCGAAATTATCAATACACCGTTGGTCGATAGTTTAAAAAAACTGAAAAAGACCGACCCCATTATCCTGCTTCAGGAACTGAGTGCCTATTTTGAAGATCCAGAGGCATTCCAAACCTTCCGTACCTCATTTTTTGAAGATGACGGTAGTGGCATTGGTGAAATCATGTCAACTCCCATTGCAAGCAGTGATAGTTTTATGACCAAGGCAGTTATGAGAGCCTATTGTACAATGAAATTCAATCAGATGTCGGAATTTGTTTTCTCGAATACTAAAGACCCAAAAAAATAA
- a CDS encoding type I restriction enzyme HsdR N-terminal domain-containing protein, whose translation MNEEEIRGKLILPFLNELGFDLSEISLEKSFSIRLGKTEHIINGRSDVLCRRNGKNLFIIELKKDSVDILQKDIDQGISYARALIDDIAPFTIITNGKTTKIFDSISRVDLTGKKISEHSDFWKNGYMLSTDEELRIRYEALKNFISFSDENLKIFCGNQVQDRMGPIVGNIGDPTSKFVIDLFVQRKNLQSSFNSFVDSDGSFFAIVGTAGVGKTNTMCSLALQSLENSFVFFYNAAIINKSPLEHIAQDLNGVFSSKSESNSVLKKLDELGRFLNKNVFLFIDAIDESVNTNISLELSELAVATRNLNKVKVCISCKSNIWKNILTVSGTHTHLFEELNKFHQPIGSLDNNPGFLLKDFTEQELTGIVPLYRNAFGFKGEISENLLKELRNGFFLRIFSEVYSHKLIPEKIDDKDLIKSYLKQSFEKTKIDFQTGMRILSKIGIILINHKYSEWDAFNDDGLEIETLLENLNFSLNETLPEDLFARNILTKSNKEDSYNISFYYSKIRDYVICFHSYKLDQLGDNEFYKILDDFYSNYIGQSAIEFYLENATESHKYTLIKYKKDKALAYVNSYNSYLEENFKNSKKLFLPKTDGEIGIALPVDLIKKDGYALFPLKSAASEKILHKHLEDAFSGEYWNSRMYEIGAYTVYGSNYSLLVADQGKAVKKQIFKQLKDIIQKGKLSAYNSEILIMEQVSLIIYYYQKQLGYNDRIDDLYMPRFELIYPIDLQDLQKRIYRFRAYEYYRRLDYSIPSSTIDLRVEDAVKNNLDIPTLNITGDFPPFEELSKIVGILQKKGIHKLEKHHLPYPDKSVMEAKNFYQQNNIRDIRKIRCFQYTEDQAKFYIESFFKHLEICYKDFVEYLFPTFKNELSFFNSLPHEYFFYMKDSDVSKWGSFGYRSSKDGQTKFNFKGDITIEHAFKEDGISILRGFSLDKLLRSDYHNDIKTIDKINTPKVDEFCVIRNWVYKLLKDDMRGIFKEHKEYI comes from the coding sequence ATGAATGAAGAAGAAATTAGAGGAAAACTAATTTTACCTTTCTTAAATGAGCTTGGTTTTGATCTTTCTGAGATTTCATTGGAAAAATCATTTTCAATTAGACTTGGAAAGACTGAACACATAATCAATGGCAGATCCGATGTGCTTTGTAGAAGAAATGGTAAAAATCTCTTCATCATAGAACTGAAAAAGGATTCTGTTGATATCTTACAAAAAGACATAGATCAAGGAATTTCTTATGCCAGGGCACTAATCGATGATATCGCACCGTTTACGATAATTACAAACGGAAAAACAACAAAGATATTTGACTCAATTTCGAGAGTTGATCTTACTGGTAAGAAAATTTCCGAACACTCAGATTTTTGGAAAAATGGTTATATGCTCTCGACAGACGAAGAATTACGAATAAGGTACGAAGCACTAAAAAACTTTATTTCTTTTTCAGACGAAAATTTGAAGATATTCTGTGGGAACCAGGTCCAGGATAGAATGGGACCAATTGTTGGTAATATTGGTGATCCGACTTCTAAATTTGTAATAGATCTGTTTGTTCAAAGAAAAAACTTGCAGTCTTCCTTCAATAGCTTTGTTGATTCTGACGGGTCTTTTTTTGCCATAGTTGGAACAGCCGGGGTTGGAAAAACAAATACAATGTGTTCATTGGCACTTCAAAGCTTGGAAAACAGCTTTGTGTTCTTCTACAATGCAGCAATTATCAATAAATCACCATTGGAGCATATCGCACAGGACTTAAATGGTGTTTTTTCCAGTAAAAGTGAAAGCAATAGTGTTCTGAAGAAACTCGATGAATTGGGACGATTTTTAAATAAAAATGTTTTCTTATTTATAGATGCAATAGATGAAAGTGTCAATACGAATATTTCACTTGAATTAAGCGAGCTTGCTGTTGCAACAAGAAATTTAAATAAGGTTAAAGTCTGCATCAGTTGTAAATCCAATATTTGGAAAAATATTCTAACTGTAAGTGGTACACATACGCACTTATTTGAAGAGTTGAATAAGTTTCATCAGCCAATTGGAAGTCTCGATAACAATCCTGGATTTTTACTGAAGGATTTCACTGAACAAGAGTTAACTGGGATAGTCCCTTTATATAGAAATGCTTTTGGTTTCAAGGGTGAAATTTCCGAAAACCTTTTAAAAGAATTAAGAAACGGTTTCTTCTTGAGAATATTTAGTGAAGTCTACAGTCATAAACTCATACCTGAAAAAATCGATGACAAGGACCTAATAAAGTCATATTTGAAGCAATCGTTTGAAAAAACAAAGATTGATTTCCAAACGGGTATGAGAATTCTTTCAAAAATAGGTATAATATTAATCAATCATAAATACAGTGAATGGGATGCATTCAATGATGATGGGTTAGAAATTGAGACATTGCTAGAAAACCTGAATTTTTCTTTAAATGAAACGTTGCCCGAGGATCTATTTGCTAGAAATATACTTACAAAATCGAACAAGGAGGATTCTTATAATATCTCTTTCTATTATTCTAAAATTCGGGATTACGTTATATGCTTTCATTCTTATAAATTAGACCAACTTGGCGACAATGAATTTTATAAAATACTTGACGATTTCTACAGCAATTACATCGGCCAAAGTGCTATTGAGTTTTACTTGGAGAATGCAACTGAAAGCCATAAGTATACGTTGATAAAATACAAAAAAGACAAGGCCCTTGCGTACGTAAACAGCTACAATTCCTATCTGGAAGAAAACTTTAAAAATTCAAAGAAGCTGTTTCTTCCGAAAACAGATGGTGAAATTGGCATTGCGTTGCCAGTTGATCTGATAAAAAAGGATGGTTATGCTTTATTTCCGTTAAAATCTGCAGCATCTGAAAAAATATTACATAAACATCTTGAAGATGCCTTTTCAGGTGAATACTGGAATAGTCGAATGTATGAGATTGGAGCTTACACTGTTTATGGAAGTAATTACTCACTCTTGGTAGCTGATCAAGGTAAAGCTGTTAAAAAACAGATTTTCAAACAATTAAAAGATATAATTCAAAAAGGCAAGCTTAGCGCATACAATTCTGAAATATTGATAATGGAACAAGTGTCCTTAATAATTTATTATTATCAAAAACAACTAGGATATAATGACAGGATAGATGATTTGTACATGCCCAGATTCGAATTAATCTATCCGATTGATTTACAAGATTTACAAAAAAGAATATATAGATTTAGAGCCTACGAGTACTATAGAAGATTAGACTACAGCATTCCATCAAGCACTATTGACCTAAGAGTGGAAGATGCAGTCAAAAACAATCTTGATATACCTACACTGAACATTACTGGAGACTTTCCACCTTTTGAAGAGCTGTCTAAGATCGTTGGCATACTACAAAAAAAAGGAATCCATAAGTTAGAGAAGCATCATTTGCCATATCCTGACAAATCGGTAATGGAAGCAAAGAATTTTTACCAGCAAAATAACATAAGAGATATTCGGAAAATCAGATGTTTTCAATACACTGAAGACCAAGCGAAATTTTATATCGAATCTTTCTTCAAACATTTGGAGATTTGTTACAAGGATTTTGTTGAATACCTTTTTCCAACATTTAAGAATGAATTGTCCTTTTTTAACTCCTTGCCTCACGAGTACTTTTTTTATATGAAAGATTCAGATGTTTCAAAATGGGGCTCATTTGGTTATCGTTCGTCAAAAGATGGCCAGACAAAATTTAATTTCAAGGGCGATATTACAATCGAACACGCATTTAAAGAAGATGGAATATCGATATTGCGAGGATTTTCACTTGACAAATTACTTCGTAGTGATTATCATAATGATATAAAGACAATAGATAAAATTAACACACCGAAAGTCGACGAATTTTGTGTAATTAGGAATTGGGTTTACAAGTTACTTAAAGATGATATGAGGGGAATTTTTAAAGAACACAAAGAGTATATTTAG
- a CDS encoding recombinase family protein has translation MKSAYIYVRVSTDEQMRHGYSLIEQEDRLLQHCEINNIQVVGIFREDYSAKDFNRPEWKKLIKTIKKNENKLSENILFLKWDRFSRNIQYAYQMLGILRDLNIQAMAIDQPIDFDIPESIVMLAVYLSIPEAENSRRGKNTSDGMRRARKLGRWPSKAPIGYINMTTSDGKKIIVPKQPEANHIKWSFKQMATGGYSINKVNKMAYLNGFICKRNNFWRLIHNPVYCGFVTLSATNNEDMQLIKGIHEPLISEELFKNVQAMILSKRRERGKKESLKSVFPLRGFLTCPYCNRRLSGSISQGRHAKYRYYHCCTAKCRGRFKAEVLEATYEKQLKNIWISPAAVKLFRLILEDENILTVRKSLLQHRKSILNEVEKEELFLSKVRKLFIDDKIDHEDFTSLKKEQKEKLASINERLDMTDEKIKNNEINSENELAYNDYDILFSYKNQDIEGKRYIINLFRPSSINAITGNLNVLEIDPALLPIILHQKST, from the coding sequence ATGAAATCAGCTTACATTTACGTCAGGGTAAGTACCGATGAGCAAATGCGTCATGGCTACTCTCTCATTGAACAGGAAGATCGCCTTCTCCAACACTGCGAAATCAACAATATTCAAGTAGTAGGAATATTCCGGGAAGATTATTCAGCTAAGGATTTCAATCGCCCGGAGTGGAAAAAACTTATTAAAACGATCAAAAAGAATGAAAATAAACTTTCAGAAAATATTCTGTTCCTAAAGTGGGACCGTTTTAGCCGAAATATCCAATACGCTTACCAAATGCTTGGCATACTAAGGGATCTGAATATTCAAGCCATGGCAATCGACCAACCGATTGATTTTGATATCCCTGAAAGTATCGTTATGCTCGCCGTTTATTTATCCATCCCAGAAGCTGAAAACAGCAGACGTGGAAAAAACACTTCTGACGGGATGCGCAGAGCAAGGAAGCTTGGACGATGGCCCTCAAAGGCTCCCATAGGTTATATCAACATGACAACCTCTGATGGAAAAAAAATCATTGTGCCAAAACAGCCTGAAGCCAATCATATTAAATGGTCCTTCAAGCAAATGGCAACTGGTGGATATTCGATAAATAAAGTTAATAAAATGGCCTACTTAAATGGATTTATCTGCAAAAGGAATAACTTTTGGCGATTGATTCACAATCCTGTTTATTGCGGATTCGTAACCTTATCTGCAACCAACAATGAAGATATGCAACTCATAAAAGGAATTCATGAACCTCTTATTTCTGAGGAGCTATTCAAGAATGTACAAGCCATGATTCTTAGCAAACGTAGAGAACGAGGCAAAAAAGAGAGCTTAAAATCTGTATTCCCTTTAAGAGGTTTCTTGACCTGTCCTTATTGTAACCGTAGATTATCCGGTAGCATATCGCAAGGAAGACATGCAAAATATCGTTATTACCACTGCTGCACAGCTAAATGCCGAGGTCGGTTTAAGGCAGAAGTGTTGGAAGCCACTTACGAAAAACAACTAAAAAATATATGGATCTCCCCTGCAGCGGTTAAACTTTTTAGACTCATCTTGGAAGATGAAAATATACTTACGGTTCGGAAGAGCCTGTTGCAGCACCGTAAGTCCATATTAAATGAAGTCGAGAAAGAAGAATTATTCCTATCAAAAGTAAGGAAGCTGTTTATTGACGATAAAATCGACCATGAGGATTTTACTAGTTTAAAGAAAGAACAAAAGGAAAAACTGGCATCAATAAATGAGAGGTTGGATATGACCGACGAAAAGATAAAGAATAACGAAATCAACTCGGAAAATGAATTGGCTTACAATGACTACGATATTTTATTTTCCTATAAAAACCAAGACATTGAAGGGAAAAGATATATCATTAATCTTTTCCGCCCATCATCAATAAATGCCATCACAGGAAATCTTAACGTTTTGGAAATAGACCCTGCTTTGTTGCCAATCATTCTTCATCAGAAAAGCACATAA
- a CDS encoding HAD family hydrolase, producing MQKIKNIIFDYGNVIFAIDFRITQNSLKQLGIPNIETFFGHTGHHNLFNDLETGLITPAQFRDGIREIAQNSALTDAQIDAAWNSLLIGVQPGTHQVLLEIKKNYRTFLLSNNNQIHYDYIIDYLKKEHQLENNDSFFENSYYSHFMKLRKPHVEIYEQVIRENNLNPAETLFIDDTPGHLEGAKKAGLQTLLMTEKPENLGAFLKSKGLLV from the coding sequence ATGCAAAAAATCAAAAATATAATCTTCGATTACGGAAACGTCATCTTTGCAATTGACTTCAGAATCACTCAAAACTCTCTGAAACAATTAGGTATACCGAATATTGAAACATTTTTCGGACATACAGGACATCATAATTTATTTAATGATTTAGAGACAGGATTAATCACACCGGCCCAATTCAGAGACGGAATCAGAGAAATTGCACAGAATTCTGCCCTTACAGATGCACAAATTGATGCCGCATGGAACAGTTTACTCATCGGTGTACAGCCAGGTACACATCAGGTACTGCTGGAAATAAAGAAAAACTACAGAACTTTCCTGCTAAGCAATAACAACCAGATTCACTATGACTATATCATCGATTATCTGAAAAAAGAACATCAGCTGGAAAATAACGATTCGTTTTTTGAAAACTCTTACTACTCCCATTTCATGAAGCTGCGTAAACCACACGTAGAAATATATGAACAGGTCATCAGAGAGAACAATCTTAACCCTGCAGAGACGTTATTTATAGATGATACCCCCGGCCACCTTGAAGGTGCTAAGAAAGCAGGATTACAAACCTTATTAATGACAGAAAAACCAGAAAATCTGGGAGCCTTCCTGAAAAGTAAAGGCTTGTTGGTATAG
- a CDS encoding DUF962 domain-containing protein: protein MEDHKYKTLKEFYPFYLQEHQNTTNRILHFAGTALIGLCFITAMLFHDFVFFALIPVVGYGFAWTGHFFFEKNKPATFKYPLFSLASDFLLFGDLIMGRQPFKVK from the coding sequence ATGGAAGATCATAAATACAAAACCCTAAAAGAATTTTACCCGTTTTACCTGCAGGAACACCAGAACACCACTAACAGGATATTACATTTCGCAGGTACAGCCCTGATCGGCCTGTGCTTTATTACTGCCATGCTGTTTCATGACTTTGTTTTCTTTGCTTTAATACCAGTTGTCGGATACGGATTCGCATGGACCGGACACTTCTTTTTTGAGAAAAACAAACCTGCTACCTTTAAATACCCCTTGTTCAGCCTGGCAAGCGACTTTTTATTATTTGGCGACCTGATTATGGGCAGACAACCTTTCAAAGTTAAATAG
- a CDS encoding catalase, with protein MEETKKPTRKLTTASGRPYTEHENTQSVGRRGPLLLQDFVLHEKMAHFNRERIPERVVHAKGTGAYGTLTVTHDISKYTKAKIFNKIGNTCKMFLRFSTVGGEKGSADSERDPRGFALKFYTEDGNWDLVGNNTPIFFIKDPKKFSDFIHTQKREPRTNLKSPTMMWDFWSLNPESLHQVMILMTDRGTPFSYRHMDGFGSHTYSMINADNERVWVKFHFKTQQGIKNFTGPEADAMRAQDMDHSQRDLVEAIDNKDFPKWTMKIQVMTEEEAKTFRWNPFDLSKVWPHAEFPLIEVGEIELNQVPRNYFAHVEQAAFAPSNLIDGIGFSPDKMLQGRILSYADAHRHRLGVNYEQIPVNACPFMVNNYHRDGQMRVDDNGNEEPNYYPNSFGDVIPDESYKEPAWELDSNIADWYDRNEGEGDNDHYTQPGDLYRKVLSESDRKNLISNIVGAMSGISGPRREQIINLQLCHWFRADIGLGMAIASGLGIDANQAMQQQKH; from the coding sequence ATGGAAGAAACGAAAAAACCAACGCGCAAATTAACAACTGCATCCGGCAGACCTTACACTGAGCATGAGAATACCCAGTCAGTAGGCAGAAGAGGTCCTTTATTATTACAAGACTTTGTCTTACATGAGAAAATGGCTCACTTTAACCGTGAGCGTATCCCCGAAAGAGTGGTACACGCCAAAGGAACTGGTGCGTATGGCACATTGACCGTTACCCATGATATATCAAAGTATACAAAGGCGAAAATCTTTAATAAAATCGGCAATACCTGTAAAATGTTTTTACGCTTCTCCACTGTAGGTGGTGAAAAAGGAAGTGCCGACTCTGAAAGAGATCCAAGAGGCTTTGCACTTAAATTTTATACAGAAGATGGAAACTGGGATTTAGTAGGTAACAATACCCCTATTTTCTTTATCAAGGACCCTAAAAAGTTCAGCGATTTCATTCATACCCAAAAACGCGAACCAAGAACCAATCTGAAAAGCCCTACGATGATGTGGGATTTCTGGTCGCTGAACCCGGAAAGTCTTCACCAGGTTATGATCCTGATGACGGACAGAGGTACACCGTTCTCTTATCGTCATATGGACGGCTTTGGCAGCCATACCTACTCTATGATCAACGCAGATAACGAGCGTGTATGGGTTAAATTCCACTTTAAAACCCAGCAGGGAATTAAAAACTTCACAGGACCTGAAGCTGATGCGATGCGTGCACAGGACATGGATCATTCACAACGTGATTTAGTTGAAGCTATCGATAACAAAGACTTCCCGAAATGGACCATGAAAATCCAGGTCATGACCGAAGAAGAAGCTAAAACCTTCAGATGGAATCCTTTTGACCTTTCTAAAGTATGGCCACATGCCGAATTCCCGCTGATCGAAGTAGGTGAAATCGAATTAAACCAGGTACCAAGAAACTATTTTGCGCATGTGGAACAGGCAGCTTTCGCCCCTTCTAACCTGATTGACGGAATTGGCTTCTCGCCTGATAAAATGCTTCAGGGGCGTATCTTATCCTATGCTGATGCACATCGTCACCGTTTAGGGGTAAACTACGAGCAGATCCCTGTAAATGCATGTCCTTTTATGGTTAACAATTACCACCGTGACGGACAAATGCGTGTGGATGACAACGGAAATGAAGAACCAAACTACTATCCAAACAGTTTTGGCGATGTAATTCCTGACGAAAGCTACAAAGAACCAGCCTGGGAATTAGACTCTAACATCGCTGACTGGTATGACAGAAATGAAGGCGAAGGCGATAATGACCACTATACACAACCAGGCGATTTATATCGTAAGGTATTAAGTGAAAGTGACCGCAAAAATCTGATCAGCAATATTGTTGGTGCAATGAGCGGCATTAGCGGGCCTAGAAGAGAGCAAATTATCAATCTGCAACTGTGTCATTGGTTCAGAGCTGATATTGGCTTAGGCATGGCGATTGCAAGCGGATTAGGCATTGACGCCAATCAGGCTATGCAACAGCAGAAACACTAG
- a CDS encoding proline dehydrogenase family protein, producing MQVSPGKKLNFDNTEIAFRSKSKSELNSAYWLFKIMSSNFLTQVGPPVTNLFLNIGLPIQGIIKSTIFKQFCGGETIAECEHTVAQLADGKVGTILDYSVEGEEEEHVFDFTCAEIIRTIDRAAGDKRIPITVFKVTGIGRFALLEKLDARQELTAEEQKEFERVKHRCERICRTAFEKDVPVMIDAEETWIQDTIDALALDMMMSFNQKKLIVYNTYQLYRHDKLAHLKADHLVAAKAGFIIGAKIVRGAYMEKERKRAAEKGYPSPIQPDKETTDRDYNEAITYCVDHIEQIGVVCGTHNETSCRVLAELLDSRQIDHNHPHVYFAQLLGMSDNLSFNLSDAGYNVAKYVPYGPVKAVMPYLFRRAQENTSVAGQTSRELDLIAREKQRRRI from the coding sequence ATGCAAGTATCCCCAGGGAAAAAACTAAATTTTGACAATACGGAGATCGCTTTTCGTAGTAAATCGAAATCAGAACTAAACAGCGCGTACTGGTTATTCAAAATAATGAGTAGCAATTTTTTGACTCAGGTAGGCCCACCTGTGACAAATCTATTTTTAAACATCGGATTACCGATTCAGGGGATTATCAAATCTACCATTTTCAAGCAGTTTTGCGGTGGCGAAACTATTGCAGAATGTGAACATACTGTCGCCCAGCTGGCCGATGGAAAAGTAGGTACCATCCTGGATTATTCTGTAGAGGGGGAAGAAGAGGAACATGTGTTTGATTTTACCTGTGCCGAAATTATCAGAACGATAGATCGTGCGGCAGGTGATAAACGTATTCCAATCACCGTTTTTAAAGTTACAGGTATCGGACGTTTTGCTTTACTGGAAAAACTGGATGCCAGGCAGGAGCTTACTGCCGAAGAGCAGAAAGAGTTTGAAAGAGTAAAACACCGTTGTGAGCGTATTTGCAGAACAGCATTTGAAAAAGATGTGCCTGTGATGATTGATGCAGAAGAGACCTGGATTCAGGATACTATTGATGCATTGGCTCTGGACATGATGATGTCGTTTAATCAGAAAAAACTGATCGTTTACAATACTTATCAGTTATACCGTCATGATAAACTTGCTCATTTAAAAGCTGATCATCTGGTAGCAGCTAAAGCAGGATTTATTATCGGCGCAAAGATTGTTCGTGGGGCTTACATGGAAAAGGAACGTAAAAGGGCTGCCGAAAAAGGTTATCCTTCACCGATCCAGCCGGATAAGGAAACTACGGACAGGGATTACAATGAAGCGATTACTTATTGCGTGGATCATATCGAACAGATTGGTGTGGTTTGTGGTACGCATAATGAAACCAGCTGCAGAGTTCTGGCAGAATTGCTTGATTCCCGTCAGATTGATCATAACCATCCGCATGTTTATTTTGCGCAGTTACTGGGTATGAGTGATAACCTGAGTTTCAACTTATCTGATGCAGGATATAATGTAGCTAAATATGTGCCTTACGGACCTGTGAAGGCTGTTATGCCTTATCTGTTCAGACGTGCTCAGGAAAACACCTCAGTTGCCGGTCAGACCAGCAGAGAGCTTGATCTGATTGCAAGAGAAAAACAGAGAAGACGTATTTAA
- a CDS encoding RNA-binding S4 domain-containing protein, whose amino-acid sequence MIEFKLEGEFIPLISLLKATGLVQSGGEAQTVVEDGLVKYNGNVDYRKRLKVRIGDHVDFMGQQIKIV is encoded by the coding sequence ATGATAGAATTTAAATTAGAAGGCGAATTTATTCCCCTTATTTCTTTGCTGAAAGCTACCGGACTTGTTCAAAGTGGCGGCGAAGCACAAACTGTAGTTGAAGACGGTCTGGTTAAATATAATGGCAATGTAGATTACCGGAAACGTTTAAAAGTACGTATCGGTGACCATGTTGATTTTATGGGCCAGCAAATTAAAATAGTATAA
- the aroB gene encoding 3-dehydroquinate synthase: MNKLESAGHNIYFDTRLAPLAEIIEKGKYSNVFVFADINTAEFCLPVFREMLDDFNGFDLIETDPGEENKNIDFCIGIWKTLLDFGADRKCLVINLGGGVITDMGGFVASTYKRGVDFINIPTTLLSQVDASVGGKTGIDVDNVKNMVGTFSLPQAVFIEAEFLKTVPERELLSGFAEMIKHGLITDQEYYHQLKEADYKNITTAAIYRSVEIKNEVVTTDPHEKGLRKILNFGHTIGHAVESYSLTKDKKPLTHGEAIAIGMICEAYLSHKNSTLTAEELEEIRQYISSVYPAYHIKEKSFAPLSVYMQSDKKNEHGHVLFSLLQSIGKCTYNCRVSESDIVESLEYYNLTYAK; the protein is encoded by the coding sequence ATGAATAAACTGGAAAGTGCTGGTCACAATATATATTTTGATACCAGGTTAGCGCCGCTGGCAGAAATTATCGAAAAAGGAAAATACAGCAATGTATTTGTTTTTGCAGATATCAATACAGCCGAATTCTGTTTGCCTGTATTCAGAGAAATGCTGGATGATTTCAACGGATTTGACCTGATCGAGACTGATCCAGGTGAAGAGAACAAAAACATTGACTTTTGTATCGGTATCTGGAAAACCCTACTCGATTTTGGAGCAGACCGTAAATGTCTGGTTATTAATTTAGGCGGTGGTGTGATTACAGATATGGGCGGTTTTGTAGCCTCTACCTATAAACGCGGAGTGGATTTCATCAATATCCCCACTACTTTACTGTCTCAGGTTGATGCTTCTGTGGGTGGAAAAACTGGTATTGACGTCGATAATGTTAAAAACATGGTTGGCACTTTCAGTTTACCTCAGGCTGTATTTATCGAAGCTGAGTTCCTGAAAACTGTACCGGAGCGTGAACTGCTTTCAGGATTTGCTGAAATGATCAAACACGGATTAATCACTGATCAGGAATACTATCATCAATTAAAAGAAGCAGACTATAAAAACATTACAACTGCTGCCATATACCGCTCTGTAGAGATCAAAAATGAAGTTGTAACCACCGATCCGCACGAAAAGGGTTTACGCAAAATCCTTAATTTTGGTCATACCATCGGTCATGCTGTAGAAAGTTATTCATTGACTAAAGATAAAAAACCACTGACCCATGGTGAAGCAATTGCTATAGGCATGATCTGTGAAGCTTATCTTTCTCATAAAAACAGTACGCTTACGGCAGAAGAACTGGAAGAAATACGCCAGTATATCTCCAGTGTATATCCTGCTTATCATATTAAAGAAAAATCGTTCGCCCCACTTTCTGTATACATGCAGAGCGATAAAAAAAATGAACACGGCCATGTGCTGTTCTCCTTATTGCAAAGCATTGGAAAATGCACCTATAACTGTAGGGTTTCAGAAAGCGACATCGTCGAAAGTTTGGAATATTACAATTTAACTTATGCTAAATGA